From Helicoverpa zea isolate HzStark_Cry1AcR chromosome 23, ilHelZeax1.1, whole genome shotgun sequence, one genomic window encodes:
- the LOC124641985 gene encoding uncharacterized protein LOC124641985, whose amino-acid sequence MACHTKISNKMKEEELAIKGAHILGPSVESKFDELKYEVIHKIDKELTDSQNARDYICQKYDELCNKIQYLTELDATVTGFRSDVKAIEKQITELSMRVDDIEKKAICRECPSITSSNMY is encoded by the coding sequence ATGGCTTGTCATACGAAGATTTCCAACAAAATGAAGGAGGAAGAGTTGGCTATCAAGGGAGCCCATATTCTAGGCCCCAGTGTCGAGTCCAAGTTTGACGAACTGAAATATGAAGTTATTCATAAGATCGACAAGGAACTGACGGATTCGCAGAACGCAAGGGACTACATATGCCAGAAATATGACGAGCTTTGTAACAAAATACAGTATTTGACGGAGTTAGACGCCACCGTCACGGGGTTTAGAAGTGACGTGAAAGCTATTGAAAAGCAGATCACGGAACTATCCATGAGGGTCGATGATATTGAGAAGAAAGCTATTTGTAGGGAGTGCCCGTCTATTACTTCTTCTAATATGTATTGA